The following proteins are co-located in the Palaemon carinicauda isolate YSFRI2023 chromosome 3, ASM3689809v2, whole genome shotgun sequence genome:
- the LOC137637956 gene encoding cuticle protein AM1199-like — protein sequence MQFVVVFSFLLSVAAALPEPEAKAQFGNRPTYRPRPYSYWPHDHLARTVYDFRRNDHNGAFNYEFQTENGIRVAASGRPGIRGQSNVVGSYSYPHPEGGVAQVDYVADEFGYRATSPLIPPIPAHSLQQIHKAEYERARGIRWY from the exons ATGCAGTTT GTCGTCGTGTTTTCTTTCTTGCTTTCGGTGGCGGCCGCTCTGCCGGAGCCGGAAGCCAAAGCCCAGTTCGGCAATAGGCCTACCTACCGACCTAGGCCTTACTCCTACTGGCCTCACGACCACCTCGCAAGAACCGTCTACGACTTCCGACGTAACGACCACAACGGAGCCTTCAACTACGAGTTCCAGACTGAGAATGGAATCCGGGTGGCCGCCTCTGGAAGGCCTGGAATCAGGGGCCAGAGCAACGTGGTGGGGTCCTACAG CTATCCCCATCCCGAAGGAGGCGTCGCTCAGGTGGACTACGTGGCCGACGAATTCGGCTACAGGGCCACCTCCCCCCTCATCCCGCCCATCCCCGCCCACTCCCTCCAGCAGATACACAAAGCCGAATACGAACGCGCCCGTGGCATCCGATGGTACTAA